A single region of the Clostridiales bacterium genome encodes:
- a CDS encoding small multi-drug export protein, with translation MNIFIVLLVTFAVAAVPIIELKGAIPLGMGLALRYGIDLNPWVYFIFAYLGSCLPAPFIIMFLRPVLNYLAKTKLFRKLSQWLSARFSKKTSQINQKADQKSEAYMEKLKNGYTEDELKELYRRKRIEWFKYISLFLFVAVPLPLTGCWTGSGIAAFMGLNLKKGLPIIFLGNLVAGLLIMFLSLAGFSLPSLF, from the coding sequence TGCCTATAATTGAGTTAAAGGGCGCGATACCTTTGGGAATGGGGCTTGCGCTCCGTTATGGAATAGACCTTAATCCGTGGGTCTATTTTATTTTTGCTTATTTGGGATCGTGCCTGCCCGCCCCGTTTATAATTATGTTTTTGCGCCCGGTTTTGAATTATCTTGCCAAAACCAAGCTTTTTAGAAAGTTATCCCAATGGCTTAGCGCCCGTTTTTCCAAAAAAACATCCCAAATCAATCAAAAGGCCGACCAAAAATCGGAGGCTTATATGGAAAAACTTAAAAACGGCTATACAGAAGACGAGCTAAAAGAGCTTTACAGGCGCAAAAGAATAGAATGGTTTAAATATATATCGCTTTTTTTATTTGTCGCCGTGCCTTTGCCTTTGACGGGCTGCTGGACAGGCTCGGGCATTGCGGCGTTTATGGGCCTAAACCTAAAAAAAGGCCTGCCTATAATTTTTTTGGGCAATCTAGTCGCGGGATTGTTGATAATGTTTTTATCTTTGGCGGGCTTTAGCTTGCCCAGTTTGTTTTAA